Proteins encoded together in one Lathyrus oleraceus cultivar Zhongwan6 chromosome 5, CAAS_Psat_ZW6_1.0, whole genome shotgun sequence window:
- the LOC127085024 gene encoding HVA22-like protein f → MGVLGSMARNLDTIIGPGVMLLFPLYSSMRAIESPSTLDDQQWLTYWVLYSFITLFELSFYKILQWFPIWPYMKLVFCMWLVLPMFNGAAFIYENYVRQYVKNIGNYGGFNKYQDEQKKVLQMISLDTRKAVERYIDRFGPDAFERVIKVAEKEARKH, encoded by the exons ATGGGAGTCCTTGGAAGTATGGCGAGAAATTTGGATACAATAATAGG GCCTGGAGTAATGCTTCTTTTCCCTTT ATATTCATCCATGAGAGCAATTGAGAGTCCTTCAACCTTAGATGATCAGCAGTGGCTAACATATTGGGTTTTATACTCCTTCATAACCCTCTTTGAGCTTTCATTTTACAAGATCTTACAATG GTTTCCCATTTGGCCATACATGAAGCTTGTGTTTTGTATGTGGTTGGTATTACCAATGTTCAATGGAGCTGCATTTATATATGAGAATTATGTAAGGCAATATGTAAAGAACATAGGAAATTATGGGGGTTTCAATAAGTATCAAGATGAACAAAAGAAAGTCCTTCAAATGATTAGCTTGGATACAAGAAAAGCTGTTGAACGTTACATAGATAGATTTGGGCCTGATGCCTTTGAGAGAGTAATCAAAGTG GCTGAGAAAGAAGCAAGGAAGCACTAG
- the LOC127080933 gene encoding ribonuclease H2 subunit A — protein sequence MLLTEVYIDTVGDPGKYEAKMSKNFPSIKFVVAKKADSLYPVVSGASIAAKVTRDRAVRDWVLDETADNIHRNFGSGYPADPATKSWLENHKHSIFGFPTLVRFSWGTCSTYFKSGAEVLWS from the exons ATGCTTTTAACCGAG GTTTATATTGATACGGTCGGAGATCCAGGGAAATATGAGGCAAAAATGTCTAAAAATTTCCCATCTATCAAATTTGTGGTTGCTAAGAAAGCTGATAGTCTTTATCCTGTTGTCAGTGGTGCAAGTATAGCTGCAAAG GTTACGAGGGACCGAGCTGTAAGAGATTGGGTGCTCGATGAGACTGCTGATAATATACACAGGAACTTTGGTTCTGGATATCCTGCAG ATCCCGCAACCAAGTCTTGGCTAGAAAATCACAAACATTCTATCTTCGGTTTTCCAACATTGGTTCGGTTTAGTTGGGGAACTTGCAGCACTTATTTTAAAAGTGGTGCTGAAGTTTTATG GTCTTAA
- the LOC127080934 gene encoding probable fructokinase-6, chloroplastic, translated as MGSEAMVPEWASEPCIMGIDEAGRGPVLRPMVGEDEFGYMLADILKENNVNNQGMRFDPGARTALAFVTLRSDGEREFMFYRNPSADMLLQEDELDLDLIRKAKIFHYGSISLITEPCKSAHIAAAKAAKDAGVFLSYDPNLRLPLWPSADSAREGILSIWETADIIKISEEEISFLTNGENPYDDAVVRKLFHPNLKLLLVTEGSEGCRYYTKEFSGRVKGMKVDAVDTTGAGDAFVAGILSQLATDLSLLHKEEQLRDSLKFANACGALTVTERGAIPALPTKETVLNALLEPVL; from the exons ATGGGATCCGAAGCTATGGTTCCAGAATGGGCATCGGAGCCTTGCATAATGGGAATCGACGAAGCCGGAAGAGGTCCCGTTCTTCGTCCTATG GTTGGTGAGGATGAATTTGGATATATGCTTGCTGATATACTCAAGGAAAATAATGTAAACAACCAAGGGATGCGTTTTGACCCTGGTGCACGTACTGCCTTAGCATTTGTTACACTGAGGAGTGACGGAGAGCGAGAGTTCATGTTTTATCGTAATCCCAGTGCTGATATGCTGCTCCAAGAAGATGAACTAGACTTAGACTTAATCAGAAAG GCCAAGATCTTTCATTACGGGTCGATCAGTCTTATAACAGAACCATGCAAATCGGCACATATAGCTGCTGCAAAGGCAGCAAAAGATGCCGGCGTATTTCTGTCTTATGACCCTAACCTGCGGCTTCCTTTATGGCCTTCTGCAGATAGTGCTAGAGAAGGGATTTTGAGTATATGGGAGACTGCAGATATCATCAAG ATAAGTGAAGAAGAGATTTCATTTCTTACAAATGGTGAAAATCCATACGATGACGCCGTTGTACGAAAACTTTTCCATCCAAACCTCAAGCTACTGCTTGTTACTGAAGGTTCAGAAGGCTGCAGATATTACACCAAG GAGTTTAGTGGTAGAGTGAAGGGAATGAAGGTGGATGCAGTTGACACAACCGGAGCTGGTGACGCGTTTGTGGCCGGAATATTATCACAATTAGCTACAGATCTTTCATTACTTCAC AAAGAGGAACAACTGAGAGATTCTCTCAAGTTTGCCAATGCTTGTGGTGCATTGACTGTGACTGAGAGAGGTGCAATACCTGCATTGCCCACAAAAGAAACTGTTCTGAATGCCCTGCTTGAACCTGTATTGTAA